A stretch of the Desulforamulus ferrireducens genome encodes the following:
- a CDS encoding AI-2E family transporter, translating to MCWWKEKRTYRYLFVASLIGLVVYFLYLLRGLMLPFVLAVVLVYLLNPMVDRMEKRGSSRVAAILILYLGVIIVVSSLLMYGVPRMVNQLEKLVETIPAYTDQVENTVTQIQRHFADSDMPPGVQQILDERITWVEQRLMEVVRQAIDLLLGIISNLLYIALAPVLAFYIMKDIKELKKWAIAQFPQRCSADVLRLARQIDQVFASFVRGHLTVVMIVSVLTSLVFVLIGLEFGVMLGIIAGLAELIPYFGPLIGAVPAVAMALLQSKWLALKVIIAVTIIQQLEGNIISPKILGDSVGLHPLAIIASLLAGGHLFGIAGMLLAVPMAAIARIVVSFIWEKLC from the coding sequence GTGTGCTGGTGGAAGGAAAAGCGTACCTACAGGTATCTTTTTGTTGCTTCTTTAATAGGGCTGGTGGTTTATTTTCTCTATCTGTTACGGGGGCTTATGTTGCCCTTTGTGTTGGCTGTGGTCCTGGTCTACTTATTAAACCCCATGGTGGATCGTATGGAGAAGCGTGGCTCATCCAGGGTGGCTGCCATTCTAATTCTCTACTTGGGAGTTATTATTGTGGTGTCCAGTCTCTTAATGTATGGTGTACCCCGGATGGTTAATCAACTGGAAAAACTGGTTGAGACCATTCCGGCCTATACCGATCAAGTGGAAAATACGGTAACCCAAATACAACGGCATTTTGCGGATAGTGACATGCCCCCCGGCGTGCAGCAAATATTAGATGAACGTATTACTTGGGTGGAGCAAAGGCTAATGGAGGTTGTCCGGCAAGCCATTGATCTACTGCTGGGCATAATCAGCAATTTACTATACATTGCCTTGGCGCCGGTGCTAGCCTTTTACATTATGAAAGATATAAAGGAGCTAAAAAAATGGGCAATTGCCCAGTTTCCTCAGCGGTGCAGTGCGGATGTCCTGCGATTGGCCCGGCAAATTGATCAGGTGTTTGCCAGTTTCGTGCGCGGTCATTTGACTGTGGTGATGATTGTCAGTGTGTTAACCAGTCTGGTTTTTGTTTTAATTGGTTTGGAATTTGGTGTTATGCTAGGCATTATTGCGGGCCTGGCAGAACTAATTCCTTACTTTGGGCCTCTGATTGGGGCAGTGCCGGCGGTGGCTATGGCCCTGTTACAATCAAAGTGGCTAGCCCTGAAGGTAATTATTGCCGTAACAATTATTCAACAACTGGAGGGCAATATCATTTCACCTAAAATATTGGGAGACAGTGTGGGCTTACATCCCTTGGCTATTATTGCCTCCCTGCTGGCCGGTGGTCATCTCTTTGGTATTGCAGGGATGCTTTTAGCGGTTCCGATGGCGGCCATAGCGAGAATTGTGGTGAGCTTTATCTGGGAAAAGTTGTGCTAA
- the alaS gene encoding alanine--tRNA ligase, producing MTGREIREKYLKFFEERGHQILPSASLIPHNDPSILWTAAGMVPFKPFFTGQAVSEYKRVTTCQKCIRTPDIEVVGRTARHHTFFEMLGNFSFGDYFKEKAIPWAWEFVTEHLGLPKEKLWITIYLDDDEAFEIWHKVVGVPAERIVRMGKDTNFWEIGVGPCGPCSEIYVDLGEARGCGSPDCRVGCDCDRFLEIWNLVFIQFFRDEEGNYSPLKNKGIDTGMGLERVASVLQNVASNFDTDLFREIMDYTADLAGQKYGQNENIDLALKVIADHCRAVTFAVGDGALPGNEGRGYVIRRLLRRAVRFGRVLGVKEPFLYKVSQAVIQQMQTAYPELKQKAEHILRVISTEEERFLETLAAGSDILSALISEAKAAGASEISGDDAFKLYDTFGFPLELTQEIAGEQGLGVDVDGFAAAMEEQRKRARSARQETEYLSEKGVMYKALREELGENRFMGYGTLTTDSNVLALLKDGLQEISAEAGEEVEIILDVTPCYAESGGQVADIAVLRGKDVEVEITSVSRPVEGLIVHRGKVLSGVLKRHDAVKVEVAKVRRQDIARNHSATHLLHKALKEVLGEHVNQAGSLVEPDRLRFDFTHYAAVTPEELARIEALVNEAVLANLPIEVFETSLAKAKEMGAAALFGEKYGKQVRVVKMGEFSMELCGGTHLTSTAEVGLFKIVNETSVGAGLRRIEAVTGLGVLRHLAAKEAQLQEVAAVIKSPIHELVRRAEGLVQHNKALEQEIENLRNKLAKSEVQEILGQVQQIKGVPVLAAVVAAPDMDNLRGMVDMLRDKLGSGVILLGSAAGEKVNLVAAVTKDLLSRGLHAGNLVKEIAKVVGGGGGGRPDMAQAGGKEPAKLQEAITKVASVVEAQIK from the coding sequence ATGACCGGCAGAGAAATCAGGGAAAAATATTTAAAATTTTTTGAGGAGCGGGGTCACCAGATTCTCCCCAGTGCATCATTGATCCCCCATAACGATCCCAGTATTCTCTGGACAGCGGCTGGTATGGTACCCTTTAAGCCTTTTTTTACCGGACAAGCTGTATCAGAATATAAGCGAGTAACCACTTGCCAAAAATGTATTCGTACTCCCGATATCGAAGTGGTTGGTCGCACAGCCAGACACCATACTTTCTTTGAAATGTTAGGTAACTTCTCCTTTGGAGATTATTTTAAGGAAAAAGCCATTCCCTGGGCCTGGGAATTTGTCACCGAACATCTCGGTCTGCCCAAAGAAAAACTTTGGATCACTATCTATCTGGATGATGATGAAGCCTTTGAGATTTGGCATAAGGTGGTAGGGGTTCCCGCCGAGAGAATTGTTCGCATGGGAAAAGACACCAACTTTTGGGAAATTGGTGTTGGTCCTTGCGGCCCTTGCTCGGAAATTTATGTTGACCTGGGTGAAGCCAGGGGCTGCGGTTCTCCGGATTGCCGGGTAGGCTGCGATTGTGACCGTTTCTTGGAAATTTGGAACCTGGTGTTTATCCAGTTCTTCCGCGATGAAGAGGGTAACTATTCTCCTTTAAAAAATAAGGGTATTGATACCGGTATGGGTTTAGAGAGGGTTGCTTCGGTCTTACAAAATGTAGCATCCAACTTTGATACCGATTTGTTCCGGGAAATCATGGATTATACCGCCGATTTGGCTGGCCAAAAATACGGTCAAAATGAGAATATTGATTTAGCTCTCAAGGTTATTGCCGATCACTGCCGGGCAGTTACCTTTGCTGTAGGCGATGGAGCACTGCCCGGTAACGAAGGAAGGGGCTATGTTATTCGCCGTTTGCTGCGTCGGGCGGTGCGCTTTGGCCGGGTACTGGGTGTAAAGGAACCCTTCCTCTATAAAGTATCCCAGGCAGTTATCCAGCAGATGCAAACTGCTTACCCTGAATTAAAGCAAAAGGCTGAACATATTCTGCGGGTTATCAGTACCGAGGAAGAAAGATTTTTGGAAACCCTGGCAGCGGGCAGTGACATTTTATCAGCCCTCATTAGCGAAGCAAAGGCTGCCGGAGCCAGTGAAATTTCCGGCGATGATGCCTTTAAATTATATGACACCTTTGGTTTCCCGCTGGAGCTAACCCAGGAGATTGCCGGCGAACAAGGTTTAGGCGTGGATGTTGATGGCTTTGCTGCGGCCATGGAAGAACAACGCAAGCGGGCTCGCAGTGCCCGTCAGGAGACTGAGTATTTATCCGAAAAAGGCGTGATGTATAAAGCCCTGCGGGAAGAACTGGGCGAGAACAGATTCATGGGTTATGGTACTTTAACTACAGATTCCAATGTTTTAGCCCTGCTTAAAGACGGACTGCAGGAAATATCCGCTGAGGCCGGGGAAGAGGTGGAAATTATTCTTGATGTAACCCCCTGTTATGCGGAATCCGGCGGTCAGGTGGCAGATATTGCTGTCTTACGTGGCAAAGATGTGGAAGTGGAGATTACCTCGGTCAGCCGTCCTGTGGAAGGTCTCATTGTCCACCGGGGCAAGGTGCTCTCAGGCGTTCTCAAGCGGCATGATGCTGTTAAGGTGGAAGTAGCAAAGGTGCGGCGGCAGGATATTGCCCGTAACCACTCTGCCACCCACTTGCTGCACAAGGCTCTCAAGGAAGTGCTGGGCGAGCATGTAAATCAGGCCGGCTCCCTGGTGGAACCTGATCGTCTGCGTTTTGACTTTACTCACTACGCCGCTGTCACCCCGGAGGAACTGGCTCGCATTGAAGCGTTGGTCAATGAGGCAGTGCTGGCTAATTTGCCCATCGAAGTTTTTGAAACCTCGCTGGCCAAGGCCAAGGAGATGGGGGCAGCCGCCTTGTTTGGCGAAAAGTACGGTAAGCAGGTACGGGTAGTTAAAATGGGTGAGTTCAGTATGGAGCTTTGTGGAGGCACACACCTTACCTCCACGGCAGAGGTGGGACTGTTTAAGATTGTCAATGAAACCAGTGTGGGTGCCGGGCTGCGCCGTATCGAGGCGGTCACAGGCTTAGGTGTGCTCAGGCATTTAGCGGCTAAAGAAGCACAATTGCAAGAGGTAGCCGCTGTGATTAAGAGTCCCATCCACGAGTTAGTGCGCCGGGCAGAGGGATTGGTACAGCACAACAAAGCTTTAGAACAGGAAATAGAAAACCTGCGTAATAAACTGGCCAAATCAGAAGTGCAAGAAATTCTGGGTCAGGTGCAACAAATTAAAGGGGTTCCGGTCTTAGCTGCGGTGGTGGCCGCGCCGGATATGGATAATCTGCGCGGCATGGTAGATATGCTGCGGGATAAGCTGGGCAGCGGTGTAATTTTACTGGGTAGTGCTGCCGGAGAGAAGGTCAACCTGGTGGCTGCTGTAACTAAGGATCTACTGAGCCGTGGTCTGCATGCGGGTAATTTAGTCAAGGAAATTGCCAAAGTAGTAGGCGGCGGTGGCGGCGGCAGACCGGATATGGCCCAAGCCGGTGGTAAAGAACCAGCTAAATTGCAGGAGGCCATTACAAAAGTTGCCTCTGTGGTAGAAGCGCAAATCAAGTAA
- a CDS encoding DJ-1/PfpI family protein, with product MSDKKLLMLVGDYVEDYEAMVPFQCLSMLGYTVHSVCPGKKAGETVRTAIHDFEGDQTYSEKPGHNFAITYDFDQVKVEDYIGLVIPGGRAPEYIRLNERVISIVKEFATANKPIAAVCHGQQVLVAAGVVSGKLCTAYPAVKPDLLGAGARWGEINDTFSNAYVDGNLVTAAAWPGHPEWLRKFVELLGAKIEI from the coding sequence ATGTCCGATAAGAAACTACTAATGTTAGTGGGAGATTATGTGGAAGATTATGAGGCCATGGTACCTTTTCAGTGCTTAAGTATGCTGGGCTACACTGTCCACAGCGTATGTCCGGGCAAAAAAGCAGGGGAAACCGTTCGTACAGCCATTCACGATTTTGAAGGTGATCAGACCTACAGTGAAAAACCCGGCCATAACTTTGCTATCACCTACGATTTTGACCAGGTTAAAGTAGAAGATTATATAGGTTTAGTTATCCCCGGAGGTAGAGCACCGGAGTATATCCGTCTGAACGAAAGAGTAATCAGCATTGTCAAAGAATTTGCCACTGCCAATAAACCCATCGCGGCAGTTTGTCACGGCCAGCAAGTGCTGGTGGCCGCCGGTGTTGTGTCAGGCAAACTCTGCACAGCATATCCCGCAGTAAAACCTGATTTGTTAGGTGCCGGGGCACGCTGGGGTGAAATTAATGATACCTTTTCCAATGCCTATGTGGACGGTAATTTAGTAACTGCCGCCGCTTGGCCCGGTCACCCGGAATGGTTAAGAAAATTTGTTGAACTACTGGGTGCTAAAATAGAAATCTAG
- a CDS encoding IreB family regulatory phosphoprotein — translation MANDFSQETVMFKVQAEEINQAREILLAVYAALKEKGYNPINQLVGYLLSGDPAYITSHGNARSLIRRLERDELLEELVKNYLEQNKS, via the coding sequence ATGGCTAATGATTTTTCTCAAGAAACAGTTATGTTTAAAGTCCAGGCGGAAGAAATTAACCAGGCCCGTGAAATATTACTAGCCGTCTATGCAGCCCTTAAGGAAAAGGGTTATAATCCCATAAACCAATTGGTGGGCTATTTGTTATCCGGGGATCCGGCCTACATCACCAGCCACGGCAATGCCCGTAGCCTTATCCGTAGGTTGGAAAGAGATGAACTACTGGAAGAATTAGTAAAAAATTATTTGGAACAAAATAAGAGCTGA
- a CDS encoding aldo/keto reductase — translation MEYRVLGDTGIKVSRLCFGALTIGPLQANLTIAEGAAVISRALDQGVNFIDTAELYRTYPYIQRAIQGRRQDVVICSKCYAYTREGMQESLEAALRGIQRDYIDIFMLHEQESLLTLKGHWEALEYLFEAKKKGQVRAVGISTHHVAAVQAAAEIPEIEVIHPIINIAGIGIADGGVEDMLAAIRRAHQAGKGIYGMKALGGGNLLPRSQEALDYVLGLPELASIAVGMQNFAEVDYNIRYFSKAYIPEELSQRVAQQARRLHIEEWCQGCGACVDRCGAKALFLAGERVRVKTELCRLCGYCGAVCPMFAIKVI, via the coding sequence ATGGAATATAGAGTCTTAGGGGACACAGGCATTAAAGTGTCCCGTTTGTGTTTTGGGGCTTTAACCATTGGCCCGTTGCAGGCAAACTTAACAATTGCCGAAGGAGCTGCCGTAATTTCCCGGGCGCTGGATCAGGGAGTTAATTTTATTGACACAGCCGAACTGTACCGCACCTATCCCTATATTCAACGGGCCATCCAGGGTCGTCGGCAGGATGTAGTTATATGTAGTAAGTGTTACGCTTATACCAGGGAAGGGATGCAAGAAAGTTTGGAGGCAGCCCTGAGGGGGATTCAGAGGGACTACATAGATATCTTTATGTTGCACGAACAAGAGTCTTTATTAACCCTTAAGGGACACTGGGAAGCACTGGAATACCTTTTTGAAGCCAAGAAGAAGGGACAGGTGCGGGCGGTGGGTATTTCCACCCATCATGTGGCGGCGGTACAAGCAGCGGCAGAAATACCCGAGATAGAGGTTATCCATCCCATCATTAATATAGCTGGTATTGGTATTGCCGATGGTGGTGTGGAGGATATGCTGGCAGCTATCCGCCGGGCTCACCAAGCGGGCAAAGGTATTTACGGCATGAAAGCCTTAGGGGGTGGCAACCTGCTGCCCAGGTCTCAGGAGGCTTTGGACTATGTACTGGGGCTTCCTGAATTAGCCTCCATAGCAGTGGGTATGCAGAATTTTGCTGAGGTTGATTATAATATTAGGTATTTTAGTAAAGCTTATATACCGGAGGAACTATCCCAAAGGGTAGCCCAACAGGCCCGGCGACTGCATATTGAGGAATGGTGCCAGGGTTGTGGGGCTTGTGTGGACAGATGTGGGGCAAAGGCACTTTTCCTGGCGGGGGAACGAGTTAGGGTTAAGACTGAACTCTGTCGTCTTTGTGGTTACTGTGGAGCGGTTTGCCCGATGTTTGCCATCAAAGTTATTTAA
- the ruvX gene encoding Holliday junction resolvase RuvX, with the protein MRIMGLDVGDKTIGVALSDPMGWTAQGLEVIRRESIDKDLTRLGEIIQEYGVEKILVGLPKNMNATIGPQGEKVLAFVEKLKERFALPIKTWDERLSTVAAERMLIQADVSRSKRKKVIDKMAAAVILQGYLDAGAK; encoded by the coding sequence ATGCGTATAATGGGTTTGGATGTGGGAGATAAAACCATAGGGGTAGCTCTAAGCGATCCCATGGGATGGACAGCCCAGGGGTTGGAAGTAATTAGACGGGAAAGTATCGACAAAGACCTTACTCGCTTGGGGGAAATCATTCAGGAGTATGGCGTGGAGAAAATTCTTGTGGGTCTACCCAAAAACATGAATGCCACCATTGGTCCGCAGGGGGAAAAGGTACTGGCCTTTGTTGAAAAATTAAAAGAGAGATTTGCTCTGCCCATCAAAACCTGGGATGAGCGACTTAGTACCGTAGCCGCGGAAAGAATGCTAATCCAAGCAGATGTTAGCCGCAGTAAGCGCAAAAAGGTGATTGACAAAATGGCCGCGGCGGTAATTCTGCAAGGTTACCTGGATGCCGGTGCCAAGTAA
- a CDS encoding DUF1292 domain-containing protein has translation MAEQDEVITLIDEDGAEHDFTVIDVIEVEGSEYAILLPVADDSDEAVILKFANDEDGNEILVDIESDEEWEKVADAWEEMVTKEEDEE, from the coding sequence ATGGCAGAACAAGATGAAGTAATCACATTGATTGATGAGGATGGTGCAGAACACGATTTTACAGTGATTGACGTAATAGAGGTAGAAGGTTCTGAGTATGCCATTTTACTTCCCGTAGCAGACGATTCCGATGAAGCTGTGATTCTGAAATTTGCTAATGATGAAGACGGTAACGAAATCCTAGTGGACATCGAAAGCGATGAAGAGTGGGAAAAGGTTGCCGATGCCTGGGAAGAAATGGTGACCAAAGAGGAAGACGAAGAATAA
- a CDS encoding VanW family protein: MKKTKYIALSLGLLLIAVVYLASQMSFGATGKILPGVYLLNIDLSGLNEEQALAAAKRLEQSFQQPIMVTYRDYSWSLPLNRVDLRIDCEKEVQRAMQIGRTGSLWQRYQERRQAHEGLRLIPVIFLDIRLLEQVVSEAAEVIMLPPKDAGLIINADNTVEISPGSSGRLVEIGQLEQDIKQALLTNSKKPIELKLIEVPPARTTESVKAMGVDTLLGSYSTEFDPNKVNRAYNVSVAAAAIDGLIVSPQEVISFNEVVGPRSTEAGYKNAPIIVNNELVDGLGGGVCQVSTTLYNAVLLANLEVVERTNHSIPIPYVPIGRDATVVFDAIDFKFKNNTDHWLYIQSIVRGGRLTVKIFGNSKYKRDVIIRSWVDETYHPETVVEKDYGIKMGEWVVKQKGAQGYKAVAERIVMQDGKVIKVEKLPTSIYKARNQIISQGMAPPGSILKTPEVPVEKELIEELSSEEDG, translated from the coding sequence TTGAAAAAGACAAAATATATTGCCTTGTCTTTGGGGCTGCTGCTTATTGCTGTGGTTTATCTGGCCTCACAAATGAGTTTTGGTGCCACAGGAAAAATTCTGCCCGGTGTCTACCTGCTTAATATTGATTTATCAGGGTTAAACGAAGAACAAGCTTTGGCCGCCGCCAAAAGGTTAGAGCAAAGCTTTCAACAACCTATCATGGTTACATATAGGGATTACAGTTGGTCATTGCCCCTCAATCGCGTGGATTTAAGAATTGACTGCGAAAAAGAAGTACAACGGGCCATGCAGATTGGCAGAACAGGCTCCCTTTGGCAGCGCTACCAAGAGCGTCGCCAGGCCCACGAGGGGCTACGGCTGATTCCTGTTATTTTTCTGGATATTCGCTTGCTGGAACAGGTGGTGAGTGAAGCAGCAGAGGTAATTATGCTGCCTCCCAAGGATGCAGGTCTGATTATCAATGCGGATAATACGGTGGAAATATCCCCTGGCAGTAGTGGACGCCTGGTGGAAATTGGCCAGTTGGAACAGGATATCAAACAAGCCTTATTAACTAACAGCAAAAAGCCTATTGAACTTAAACTCATTGAGGTGCCGCCTGCCCGTACCACCGAGTCAGTCAAGGCCATGGGAGTGGATACACTGCTAGGCTCATATAGCACAGAATTTGATCCGAATAAGGTTAACAGAGCCTACAATGTTAGCGTTGCTGCCGCTGCCATAGATGGATTGATCGTGAGCCCCCAAGAGGTTATCTCCTTCAATGAGGTGGTGGGGCCCAGGAGTACCGAGGCTGGCTATAAGAATGCTCCCATTATTGTAAATAATGAATTGGTAGACGGCTTGGGGGGAGGGGTTTGCCAGGTATCCACTACCCTCTATAATGCAGTATTGCTAGCCAATCTAGAGGTGGTAGAGAGAACCAACCACTCTATACCTATTCCCTATGTACCCATTGGCCGAGATGCCACGGTGGTCTTTGATGCCATCGATTTTAAGTTTAAAAATAATACTGACCACTGGCTATACATCCAATCCATTGTTAGGGGAGGTCGTTTAACGGTAAAGATCTTTGGCAACAGTAAATATAAAAGAGATGTCATTATTCGCAGTTGGGTTGATGAAACCTACCATCCGGAAACTGTGGTAGAAAAGGATTACGGTATTAAAATGGGTGAGTGGGTAGTTAAACAAAAGGGTGCCCAGGGTTATAAAGCAGTGGCAGAAAGAATTGTCATGCAGGATGGTAAGGTGATCAAGGTAGAAAAACTGCCAACCAGTATCTACAAGGCCAGGAATCAGATCATTTCCCAGGGCATGGCCCCACCCGGTTCCATTCTTAAGACCCCGGAAGTTCCGGTGGAAAAAGAGCTGATAGAGGAATTATCAAGCGAAGAAGATGGGTAA